Within Channa argus isolate prfri chromosome 4, Channa argus male v1.0, whole genome shotgun sequence, the genomic segment ATTATGGTGTATTTATTCCAAGTTGGTGATCTCCTCATCTGTTGAATGACATGACCCGTATTAATCCCCTTTGATGGGCGGGGACCATGGGCGGGGACATAACTTCATAATATCGCacaaaaaaactgcatattttttaatagttgCCCATTTATGTGACATTAGGTaacatgcaaaacaacaaaaaatgcaaaactagCCAAGCCATACAACTTGAATTCATGCAAACTACATAATATGAGCAAACTACATAAACCCAACTTATCAaccataataaaatatatgaagTATGACGAAACATAATGTACATAAGGTATTTGAAAATCTTCAAACACAATTCATCTCTATTAAAAAATGATTCCATACTGGTCCAGATGTCAGTCTAGCAGTGTTGCTATAGAATAACCACCCAACAGTAAATCCTGCAACCCAACCCCCATCCTTATCCTCTGCCCCATGAGCTATTATCTTCATTAGTATGGCCAGTCTAATGCACATCAGTGTTCAGGAATTAACATCTCAGTAAAGACTGTATTTCTGTACATCCCCTTATAGATGTACTTAATCTGACATGAAATACATATCATAtatatgggggaaaaaaaaccatGAACAAATTCAATTTGTCATCAGTGTTCTCATTATAAACAAAAcctaacttaaaataaaatccaggTCAAGAATTGTTTAACAATCCACTTCTTTATTGTTTACTGGAGGTCTCAGGTGTGATGTCAGGTGAAAATCACTACTGACAATcagttattatcattattgcaataattaaattctaaaaataatcataaatacAACTTCTGAACAAAAGATGGTGAGTAGCAAGTTATAGAGGAGGAAATGCTACCCCCATCTGGCCACTGAATCACGCATTCTTTGAACGTTCTTTTTATTGGTGGAGGAACTCATAAGGTAGTAGAAAAATGTTAATACTGATGTGTAAAAATATTCTACTTAAAGTcctgaaataaaaagtattcGTAAAGCAGAAAATGGACACAGTAAATGTGATGCTAGTGCATAATTGCATTATTTGATTACAATTAATGATGCATCAttagcattttaatgttgtggcttttcAAGATGGAGCCAATTTAATCTGATGTGCTGTTGGAAAGTTGATCTATAATAAACCATCACATTAACCAACTGTTGTGAAGAAACAGGTGTAACATTTTCTTAATATGTTGGTTATTCAAATTTATACGCAAAGATTTATACGCAAAACGTATTTGTATCCAAAAAGATTTAAATCATTGTCTGTGTACACAAGTTAAAGCTCAGCATTCTACTCAAACATTATGACCATTTGACTTATAgttatgaaggcaaaaccaagGCAGAGTCAGAGACAAGGACACACTCTTTCTACAACACACAATAGTTTTACTCCTCATTGCAACATACATTAATTCAAGATCAAAACAGAGTTCAACATAAACTTTGATATTTGATTTTTACAGTTGTCAAGTTTGCAATGACAATCGTTTGCAATGATAAGTCTACCTGATtgtcaacatacagtatattccaGCAGACGGATAAATAAACCCATGCTGCATTAAGTATTGCATATTTATCTAGGAGAGTGAGGTAGCACTGTTTCAGTGTTCAATTGTCAAAAGCTTAAAGTCATTAACGATACATTCCCTGCGTTTATACTGAGGCAATACAGCAATATATTGTGACATACAGTCCCGAGGACATTCCTCTGTCCAGAAAACATTCCAAACAAACCTACCAGCCAACAGTGTTGTCACTTCCCCCCTACATATGGCTCTCAGCAGAAAGCTTAACATtctcattttggatttgattCACAGCTGATGTGAGATAAATATTCCTCAATTTTAAGGCCATGCccaatgattaaataaaaaataaaagaaaacaaaaacacaaaacaaataattcataaaaaatataaacaaagatggaatacatttttaaagttcatGAGACCGGTTCTGTGGAAAGTGATGATACACATGATTCCTGAAACCTGCTGATGAAAAATATTGTACAAGGTGTGGTACAAAAATGGCTTCAGCAGATAGATTTCTGAATGgggaaaaagcagcagcaggactgTTCATTATTTACCCACAAATATAGCAAACACCCAAGCAGCAGCCTAAATACTGATTCAAAACAAACGCTATTCTGTTCCAAAGACACTACTGAGCAAACCTTGTAAAGCCCTTAAGATATGACTGTCACTACATTTAATAAACAGGCACTAAGGCAAACTTAGATAGGAATATGCATTACGGTTTTAAAATTTTGAGGGGAAATATTAATGCTCTCCTGACAAGTCTTAATTAAAGCACATGCAGTCAAATTAATAGAAATGCTAGAAAATGAATTACATCATGTGTTGCAGCTGACTTTCCCTGGAGTTTATTTAGTTCTTGCCTGACAAGAGATGTTATTTGTAATATGTTTGCCCTGAACAGATTTTAAAGCCAGTGAGCCTCAATTTTGTCCTTTTGAGGAGGTGGATGATGAAGGTgatggactgtgggaggaggaGAGTGCACTAAAACCACTCGTCCCTGCCATAGTTACAGTCTGAGACACCACAGGAGCAGCGGACGTCTGGGCAAACAGCGTACCTAGAGGGCAGCAATCAAAGGAAACTTTTGAAACAATAGCCTTTAGAAAGTGTGACCTGtactatttgtttgtttttgcataaatgactcattttaatggaaaatgttgGTTGTAGTTTTTGATGTCACGTATTGTGTGTTGTCAATTTCTCAATACAATGTCCTCTGCATTCAGTAGTGCATCTCCATTTTTATAGCCCGAGCTTTCACACCAAAGAAAATAATGGGTATTAGTAGTATAAAAGGAACAGTGTGATGTTTTGGGAAAAGAGTAAaccaaagttgttgttttttgtcagCTTTGATTCACTGCACAGGAATCTTAATGACTTACCAGAGTAAATGGTACCATTTATtgtcacagacacactgataCTGGCTGTTCCATTAGTGGAGAGGCTCACAGACAAATCCTGTTTGCTTTCTGtgggaaaacaaaaatccaTAGTTATTAGACTTTCTTATGGACCTGTCTGATACCGTCTGTAATGTTGAGGCGGCTCACCATGTCCATTTGTTATCTTGACATTCATGGGATTTAAGTGAGAGGCCATGGCCAGGAGGTTTTGTTGTAGGGCCTGCTGCAGGACGCGCTGCTGTTCCTCTGCCAGcctcatcattttcttttctggacCCTCAGCTGCAGCTCTTCCTGCTCCTCGCTCCAGCCGCTCTTTGAGATGCTCTAATGTTGCAGCTTGTCCCTGCTGCCCCAGTGCCATAGTCATTGGCAGCCGACTGGGTATTAGAGGTGTAGGTGTCTCATCTGGGGGGGAAAATGCAAGTGAAAATCATTATAAAATACGTCATTAAATTAGAAAAGGAAAATTGCTAATTTCTTTTCAAACTTGTAGCACAAATACAGGTATTTGTGCTACAAACAAATGTGGAAATTGAAACCACTAGAGGTCCCTGGTTCACCACAAGGGTAGGACTTTTTATGAGTAAGATGGGGAATGTAACCAAATGTCCTTACACACCAAGAATGCTGCTTGTCGTTCCAGAGGCCCTCTCTGGCCATCTGGCTGAGTGATATGCAAATGTCATTTCTTAAGGCAGTGTTAGTCACAGCTTAACATGTGAGTGACATTCCCGGTCGGTCTGTGCATCCTGATGCAGTTTATCCCTGATAGCCTTGGGGTGACCATGAAGCCTAATCCAGTTTTTGTTCCAACAGTGGTCACTCCATGTTCGCCAACTGACCTGGCAGCTTTTCAGTTGCCACCTGACCTCAGAGAAATAACAGCTGTGTCGGGGGGCTTGCAGctagtcaaaaaacaaaagcccatCTGACAATGGGAGGGTTTCCATATCCCATTGGACATTAAAAATTAGTGCAATGAAGAAGAAATTTGgattacttttgtacttttttaatcTCCCCATGTCCTGCCTTTAGTTGGCCATCGCTCTCACAGGGAGATGGGTTAAATACACATAATGAATTCCACGGGTACAGGTATATGTGCTCAAAGACAAAGCTTCTATTCTAGTGAGACAGACCACTCATCTTGCTGCCAAAACAGTATACTGTAAGTGCTTCTGTGATTACACTAAGTTTAAATGCCATAGTGAAAACTTTGAACTGCAGATCAATGTTGTGatcttacttttcttttctactgtgAAAGAATAGAAATTCTCCAAATGCCATTAGTACACAGCCAGAATAACATCATACCTGTGTTTCTCTTTAGATTTGGACTAGGAGACGCATTCAGACCATTCTGTCCAGTCAGGTTGGTTTGCACTGtgggagaagagagaagagcATGTGGAGTGGAGCTCGGAGAGGGAGAGTAGCGGTAGAGGCTGTTTGTGTAGCTGGGACGCCGACCTTCTCTGCGGTTACTGTCGATTGCAGCCTGCAGCTCACCAGGAGAACTCAGCCCCTTCTTCTCGCACTCAAACGGGTACAGGTATTTCATATACCTACAAGAAAAAGTTTCATTTGAGTCGCATTGTTGggttaaataatttgaaatatttaaaaatgcaatgcaTCTTTTATACAAAAggtacaaagaaaggattttcagtgttttctctgaaCAACCTGATTGTATTCtatatacataaacacattttgagcTTGATGTTAGCCACACACTCAAAAAAGGTCAGCACAGATGTGAGCGAAAGGTTTATAAAATACTTAATTACCATCATTCTGGATTATTCTGAAATGAATTAACATGAGGTGATAACAGGTGAGGGTAGCATGGCACAAAAACACCATATGCCAGATGCATCTGCCCTAACTTTTTATAATGTGTTGCAGGcatcaaattttaaatgttcatatatttccaaaatacaattttgtcaaataaagtTTCAAGCAAATTAACAAATCAAACTGTAGCTcttattgcattttagaaaaggTCATTTGTTGCATTACATAATCAGCCTCAGTATAGCTGAAAAGCTCATTTTTACCCCAGTCAGTCAATGGTTCAGCGTTTCTGTAAGACACCTACTGGGTGCGAAGTGTGAAGGCTGCACTGGTGATGGATGTGGGTAGGTTAAGACCTTTGGTGATTTCCCTCCAGATCTTCCTGTTAATAACCTCCACCAAGCCTCCTTTTTCTGTCACAAGCTTATAAAGCCTGAACAGGTCCAGCACCTGCTTTGCCATGATTGGGATGCGGTTTACAGGAGTTCCTGCACAAAAGGGAAGATAAgaccatttcatttttttaaattctccttCTTAAACATTGGCACAAAACAAGAGCTTTCTTGTAAAACCACAATTAATGAGAAGTACAATGGACAGAAGCCCGGCCCCTTTGGTCCGTGGACGAcaaaagaatgcaatgatttacaaatctcataaacccatattttattcacaatagaacataaacttcatatcagatgttgaaactgagacatttggTCATTGGCGGCGTCTTCAAAGTATTTACAATTTTAGGTTGAGGGACATTTTTTtgagctctgcctctctgaagtGCTcattttatacccagtcatgttaccgacctgttgccaattaacctaattagttgtcaaatgctcctccattagttttttgatttgcagcaattacttttccaggcttttgttgcccctgttccaacttttttgagatgcatTGCTGCCATTAAGTTCAAAACGAGctaatatttttgaaatggtaaaatatctcagtttctaCATCTGAGATGTTgcttattttctattgtgaataaaatatgggttgatgaggtttgcaaatcattgcattctgtcttttcttacacatcgtcccaacttttttttatatagggGTTGTACTCAGTTATTTGATTCTGATTTCGTTGTGCagtatttatttgtacatttacaagATAACACAGTGAAGGATTTAAAcgcacaaactttaaaaagaaatactaaTAAATAGGCATTTTGGAAACTAtagtaacataaaaaaagcacattgaTGATGTTTGAGTGCAATAAAGAACATGAGCTGCTTTAGTtacccaaaacaaaaccaaaggaCCAAAAAGCCTAAACTGACCTCGTTTTTGCATGAAGACAAAGAGTTCATCAAGAAACTCCTTCCGTTGTGGATCATTATCCAGTTCgtaaagctaaaaatgaaaaccCCATTAACAACAAGCAAGTCCGTTGTAAACCTGTGATGATTTCAAGCATTTTCTACTGACACCAAACAAGTCTACTGACCTTGGCAAAGTCCCTGGATGGCTCTCCTTTTACTTTTCCACCGTCATTTTCTTCAGCCCAGATGGCACTTCTCTGTAAACACACCCACAGAGAGTAACAGCAATGAGCAGTGGTGTCTTCCAGATTGCCCCAGGTCTGCTTTACATGACCACATTAATACGGAGAGTGTAGCACAAACACAAGCAAGTTTGAAAGAGATTTCCAGTGGTTCAtttcagacacaaagacacCTAATAGAGAAATTGGACAATGTAGTATGGTTGACACAATATTAATAAGGAGTAAACTATCAAAATTAATAATATGTAATGTTGCGTCAGTTTcataattttttctttaaagcttcTCTTTAATTATCACATTTTGTAACTCACATTTGACTTATTACTTCGTGCTTCCTGAGTCTTGTATGCAcgctttttttccttcagcacAGTCTCACCCATCTGCAGCAAACAGCTGCTCAGTGTAAGCATAGTTTTGCCTGCACCACTGTGTTTAcgcatgttttttaaaagggaTTTCAACCTGGCCAAAGGGAAGCGTGCTCTTTGCTTCCTTCATCACCGCCACCCTAACATGACAGTTAGAAATGTGAGTGGAGGCTAGTGTGTGTACAACTATATCAGGTTACTGTCCTGCTATGTGCATAGAGAGCCATACGATAATGATTAAGTATGAAAATCAAGCATATAAATAGTGTGTTATTACAACTAAGaaggttattttttttccatcacctttattataattaaaattaaattacatttattcaggATTACTGTTGTGTATTAGTATTAGTTGTGGCttataaattgtgttttttttttttcttatctagGGTTGCATCACATGAGAGGCACCATGTACCATTCAGTTCACTAtcttgttttatattataacaAGGACTGAGTATTTTGGACAacataacatgtttttgtttgtggcaAAATTAAATGGTTGAAGCATGTGGTTAATCAAAATACTGGGCAGGTTTCCTTGTTTTTCCTTCCTAGTTCCatttaaatgtatcattttttattttacatcattacatTACTTAACTGCTTGATATAGAAACCTGATCAAATATCTCATCCTCTGAGctagaaaacacaataaaataaatacgtGTTGGCTAACAGACTAACTGTACCCTGCCGTTTATCAAAAAACATAATTCACACTGACAGTTTAAAGTGATTCCCAACCATTATTATTTAGTGGATATTGCCTTGTAACCTTTGACACAGtttaacacacagtgacagcatTGCAGCATTCTTATTTACATGGATTTCCTAACAATAACAACCTGAATCCCTGGGCAGGACATAGAGGAGCACAAAtttaaatttctattttttttttcctatttttataTGAGGTAAACCCAAAAGCTTTCCACATAACCCTGACTGCAGAAGTTGGCTAATGCACAGTGAATTCAGTGAAGTGATGCACAGGAAATTTTTCTCAAGAAACTTATTTTTTATCCTCTGttctttgttgtttaaatagtttaataatATAACTGTATGTATTCACTTTAGTAATGAAACTAAAAGCTGTTCATCAATCTAAGTAACATAAACTGTTTCATGCTTCGAATTTCTAATGAAAGATGTCTACTCCCCCAGCAGAAAGCCTATTGATGTGAAGGTAGATAAACATCCCAGTCTTTTCACcatcaaatggaaataaaaccCTCCCCCCCTTATTGATGAGCAACTGAGACCAACTGTGGATCTATTAACAAAGAGCTTTCAGTTAATTGCTCACAAAGCTTTCACACATCTGGCCCTGGGAATCCTGATAGTATTCAGCTTCAGGTCAGGAAaaggtttcttttgttttgttaaaaaggCCTTGTTTTTATTGGGTTGTagaatgtatgtatttaaattacaaCTTTATGTGGGGGTGCTCACTACTATAGAAAAGCCAGTTACCAGGCCACCaggataaaaacaaatcaaacatttgaaatgtcccattaaaatataaaaccacaaCGGAAAACTAATTTTTATAAATTGCTTAAATTAAACCATTAATGTGTTCCAGCTGAGCAACAGTGAAAACCCCTCTCTCACCAATCCCTATCCATGACCCggtttttaaattcaaatcaaattaTTAGGCCTTTAGTCACCTCCACAAATCATTTATCTGTCTCCCTGCTGTGCTGAGATGTCTCTGTCTCCGCCCATGCTACATTTAAGTGTGACAGCACACAGAGAGTGAACAATGGCTGTCCAGCTTGTGGCTTGTACATCACGTCTACTAGTGAACACAGACAACTGGCtgacaaaatgagcaaaaaataaagtgaagaagtaaaaaagaaagggaaaaaagtagGAGACGTGTAAACATCACAATTATTTAGGGCAGCCACTAATTACCTCAAAAATACACAATTCCAGTCTATTTATAGCAAGTTGAACTTTACACACATCGCAGGTCTTCACTGTAATCAACTGAAATATCcccattttaaagtttaaacttgCTGCTAACCAAAGGATGAGACAGGGATGGACCCTGTTTTAATGTCTAAATTTTAGGAAAGATGACATTTCAATGTCCTGAATGGTTTTTAGGCTGCAGTTTTTACTAAACTAAAACCTACATGTGCTGAATTATGTCAAAGTTGCCAAAGTAAATGTGAATGCATTTTTTGCTGTGAAGATGTTTGTAAAAGTATCATCTCCTATTTTTAAGATGGTAAATTACAGTTGACTGATGATGAATTCCAGGGCTACATATTATAGTCACACATCTGATTATTGTGCTTTCATCAAACCTGTTGAAATGTTCTGTGCGCTGTGccgtgaaaaagaaaacacattctcaCTGCAGTAATAAGGTATTGATTATTTGTAGCTGAATTAAGGGGCCATTTAGTGTTGCCAAGCAACAGCTAAATTATGCAAAGCTatccactgagctacagctgaaTCAGCAGTGGATTTCTGGACTTGTTGAGGTTTTTACAGAGGCTAATAAACATCCAAGTTTTTGACTTATCAGGGATAATACATTTCTAAAGAGAGCTGATGACTCTGTTTGTAACACTTCCCATGAACCAGGTAATAGcgggggaaagaaaaacatgagaGAACATGAAATATCTGTAAATAATGAACAAGAGGTGTGTACAACCCCTGATAAGAAGTCTGTAAAGGCCATTCTGCTCTGCTGAAACTACAGTTAAGTAAACTTTATGGGTCACTGCTTACTGGTATGCTGTGAGGCACTAGCTGCCCCCCCTGCCCACAGGCCTCATTAATCATAATGCATTGTAGTGAAGTGGGGCCTTAAAAGGGAAACATACACACTGAATAACCAATCACATCGTCCCACATatataaggaaaaaaaatccacgaCTAGACACTCTGTTTCCAAAAGCAGTTTAACACATCTTTTGAAAAACACGCATATAAATGTGAGCTAAGGAGATTTAAAAATCTTACACCCAACCTGCATGTCATTGCAGCAGTTTTTCCTTGAAGCAAACTTTCTCCATAATTACATGCTTGAAGCTATTTCAATAATCCTCTGCTCATTTAACTCAAACTCTGCAGGCTTGAACTAGCTACCTGGAACTGGACCATGGCCAAGACCAATTAGGTCAAT encodes:
- the LOC137126145 gene encoding AT-rich interactive domain-containing protein 3A-like isoform X1, translating into MNFSKAQTSSLSEEGSSAGFLQFSPVGLKLEAVMEQLQRQQEAKLDMNLQEKHLLQAQLILAQHAAAAGATGSKLDSALFGKAGGQNYQAAQHTLNNHLSRIDPGEEEEDSDEEGQEMIENDKMDDDDEEEEEEEENGLHQQANKPRLQQVPGFSFPSYSMTHSSAAKQRSESPPSAVKQKHEENGLLSPAGQHTFTTPNSFTDCFDDPFKQRSAIWAEENDGGKVKGEPSRDFAKLYELDNDPQRKEFLDELFVFMQKRGTPVNRIPIMAKQVLDLFRLYKLVTEKGGLVEVINRKIWREITKGLNLPTSITSAAFTLRTQYMKYLYPFECEKKGLSSPGELQAAIDSNRREGRRPSYTNSLYRYSPSPSSTPHALLSSPTVQTNLTGQNGLNASPSPNLKRNTDETPTPLIPSRLPMTMALGQQGQAATLEHLKERLERGAGRAAAEGPEKKMMRLAEEQQRVLQQALQQNLLAMASHLNPMNVKITNGHESKQDLSVSLSTNGTASISVSVTINGTIYSGTLFAQTSAAPVVSQTVTMAGTSGFSALSSSHSPSPSSSTSSKGQN
- the LOC137126145 gene encoding AT-rich interactive domain-containing protein 3A-like isoform X2 yields the protein MNFSKAQTSSLSEEGSSAGFLQFSPVGLKLEAVMEQLQRQQEAKLDMNLQEKHLLQAQLILAQHAAAAGATGSKLDSALFGKAGGQNYQAAQHTLNNHLSRIDPGEEEEDSDEEGQEMIENDKMDDDDEEEEEEEENGLHQQANKPRLQQVPGFSFPSYSMTHSSAAKQRSESPPSAVKQKHEENGLLSPAGQHTFTTPNSFTDCFDDPFKQRSAIWAEENDGGKVKGEPSRDFAKLYELDNDPQRKEFLDELFVFMQKRGTPVNRIPIMAKQVLDLFRLYKLVTEKGGLVEVINRKIWREITKGLNLPTSITSAAFTLRTQYMKYLYPFECEKKGLSSPGELQAAIDSNRREVQTNLTGQNGLNASPSPNLKRNTDETPTPLIPSRLPMTMALGQQGQAATLEHLKERLERGAGRAAAEGPEKKMMRLAEEQQRVLQQALQQNLLAMASHLNPMNVKITNGHESKQDLSVSLSTNGTASISVSVTINGTIYSGTLFAQTSAAPVVSQTVTMAGTSGFSALSSSHSPSPSSSTSSKGQN